The following proteins come from a genomic window of Takifugu rubripes chromosome 11, fTakRub1.2, whole genome shotgun sequence:
- the LOC101067618 gene encoding ATP-sensitive inward rectifier potassium channel 1, with amino-acid sequence MFGFVNKYFQDYLVERRHRKTRLVTKDGRCNIEYGNIHYSNHFALLADFWTTFVEIRWRFVLFIFIASFTLSWFLFGLLWYWIARSNGDLTWQKPPSNHTFCVDNVIGLTTAFLYSLETQTTIGYGGRAVTPLCPGAVALLVIQSLLGAIINCFMCGVILSKISLPKKRAKTITFSDMAVISPKNGTLCLSIRVANLRKTLMIGSQIYGKMLRTTITPDGETIIMDQVNIEFMVDAGKDNLFFVCPLTLYHIIDKSSPFFEMAVDTLHKEEFELVVFLDGTAESTSSSCQVRTSFIPQEIMWGYNFLPIISRNKEGKYRVDFSNFSKVVPVATAHCAYCFHNIKGHHHHSRDGHDNEGFEVIDIQDPPSVTKM; translated from the coding sequence ATGTTTGGATTTGTGAACAAATATTTCCAAGACTATTTGGTAGAGAGAAGACACCGCAAGACCCGCTTGGTAACTAAAGATGGACGCTGCAACATCGAATATGGAAACATCCATTACAGCAACCACTTTGCCTTGCTGGCTGATTTCTGGACCACCTTTGTGGAGATCCGGTGGCGTTTTGTCCTGTTCATCTTTATCGCCTCCTTCACCCTCAGCTGGTTCCTCTTTGGCCTGCTCTGGTACTGGATAGCGCGCAGTAATGGTGACCTGACGTGGCAAAAACCACCATCAAACCACACGTTCTGCGTAGATAACGTCATTGGACTCACCACAGCATTCCTCTACTCCCTTGAAACGCAGACAACGATTGGATACGGCGGTCGTGCAGTCACACCCCTCTGCCCAGGCGCCGTGGCCCTCCTCGTCATTCAGTCTCTCCTTGGAGCCATCATCAACTGCTTCATGTGTGGGGTCATCCTGTCCAAAATATCATTACCCAAGAAAAGAGCCAAGACCATCACATTCAGTGACATGGCTGTCATTAGCCCCAAAAATGGCACCCTTTGTCTGTCTATCAGAGTGGCCAACCTAAGGAAAACCCTGATGATCGGAAGCCAGATTTACGGCAAGATGCTGAGGACAACAATTACCCCAGATGGCGAAACGATCATTATGGACCAGGTGAACATTGAGTTCATGGTAGATGCTGGTAAGGACAACCTCTTCTTTGTTTGTCCCCTGACGCTTTACCACATCATTGACAAGAGTAGTCCCTTCTTTGAGATGGCAGTGGACACACTCCACAAGGAGGAGTTCGAGCTGGTCGTCTTCCTGGACGGCACAGCCGAGTCTACCAGCTCTTCCTGCCAAGTACGGACCTCCTTTATTCCTCAGGAGATCATGTGGGGCTACAACTTCCTGCCCATCATTTCCCGAAACAAAGAGGGCAAGTACAGAGTAGACTTCTCCAACTTCTCAAAGGTGGTACCAGTGGCGACTGCACACTGTGCCTACTGCTTCCACAACATTAAGGGTCACCATCACCACTCTAGAGATGGACACGATAACGAGGGCTTCGAAGTGATTGACATCCAAGATCCTCCCAGTGTCACTAAGATGTGA